The genomic stretch CGGATGGACAGGGTGTCCGGGCTGCCGCTGTGCTCAACCTCGTCGACGGTGTATACGCCCTTGTCCACCAGGGGCTGCCCCTTCCAGCCGATGGCCACACGCAGGCGGGCACCCCGGTTGGGGATGTCCAGCAGGCCGTCGCTGTCATCCAGTGACAGGTCCAGCATGTCGGCCTCGAGGCTGCGGTTGTCGGTCAGTGTGAGCGAGACCAGCCGGCCGGCAAACACCGGCGTCAGGTCGGTGCTGTTGCCGTCCTTGTCCTCGATGGTGATGCGGTAGTCCGGCTGCAATACCGGCTGGCCGTGCAGCGCCTGGCTGGCCAGCGTCTGCATGTCGAGGCCCGTCTGCGTGTTGAGCAGGGCATCGATCACGGCATGGCCTCCCATGCCATGTTCAGCAGCTGCTCTGAGAGATTGCCGAGCTTTGCCAACCGGTCGGCGGCATCGTCCTCGACCCGGGCCAGACTGACGGTGAACAGGCCAACCGAGCCTAGCCATGGCATCAACTCACGCATCTGCAACCGGAACCGGTCATGGTTCTGGTGAGGTTGCACATCCATGGCGTAGTATCGGCAAGTAACCAGTTCGCCCCCGACAAATGACAGGAGAATTGTCATCCACGACCGGGCTGCATGCAGTCAGACAATCGTGACAAGCCCCGTCCGGCAAGAACAATCTGCAAAACAGCCCTGTCTTCCGCCCTTCCACAGGAGCAGCCAGCATGACTGATTTTCACCGGATTCTCGCCGCCACCGACCTCTCGGCCCCTGCACGTCATGCCGCAGAACGGGCTGCACTGGTCAGCCAGGAAATCATGGCGACCCTCCACCTGCTGCACATTCCCCATCTCGCCAGCCTTGAGCGCCTGCAACAACTTGCCGTTCCCGGTGAAGAGCGCATGGAAACCCGCATACACATACAGGCTCAGGCACAACAACGACTCGACGTACTGGCCACTGCGCTTGACCAGCGTTTTGGTACATGCCCCGTCACGCATGTCGAGGCCGGTCCGCTCCTGCCGACCCTGAGGCGGATGATCAGCGCGATTACCGCCGACCTGCTGGTCTGCGGGGCCAAAGGCGAAAGCCTGGTCCGGCACCATTTGCTGGGTACCACGGCACACCGCATGATCAGCACCGCCACCTGTCCTGTACTGGTCGTCAAACAGACCGCGCATGAACCCTATCGCCGCCTGCTGGTACCGGTAGATTTTTCTCCGGCCTCCAGTCGCGC from Laribacter hongkongensis DSM 14985 encodes the following:
- a CDS encoding universal stress protein, whose translation is MTDFHRILAATDLSAPARHAAERAALVSQEIMATLHLLHIPHLASLERLQQLAVPGEERMETRIHIQAQAQQRLDVLATALDQRFGTCPVTHVEAGPLLPTLRRMISAITADLLVCGAKGESLVRHHLLGTTAHRMISTATCPVLVVKQTAHEPYRRLLVPVDFSPASSRAIRHALALAPQAEIVLLHAFEVPFEGQLRYAGVDDQMLRHYRSQMKQQATEKLQELRKTTGLSADRCESVILHGHPAFHILEQEQIQDCDLIVMGKQGESMIETLLLGSVTKHVLAESQGDILVSV